A section of the Nitrospirota bacterium genome encodes:
- a CDS encoding addiction module protein produces the protein MHGMKEIIEEAASLPVEERAIVVDSLLQTLNPPDAEIEKEWLKVAKRRLAELRSGSVKAIPGDEVFAEIRESFNK, from the coding sequence ATGCATGGAATGAAAGAAATAATAGAGGAAGCAGCGTCCCTTCCGGTTGAGGAGAGAGCCATAGTCGTAGATTCTCTGCTTCAAACACTCAATCCACCAGATGCTGAAATAGAAAAAGAGTGGTTAAAGGTTGCTAAACGCCGGCTTGCGGAATTGCGATCCGGTAGCGTGAAAGCCATTCCCGGAGATGAAGTGTTCGCGGAGATTCGCGAGAGCTTTAATAAATGA
- the topA gene encoding type I DNA topoisomerase, with product MMKSLLIVESPAKVKTLSKFLGKDFTILPSIGHVKDLPKKELGVDVDNDFLPQYVVIDGKQKVMKDLKKAAKGANKIFLAPDPDREGEAIAWHIAEELNGDSDKVLRVVFNEITERAVTDAIKHPRKLNMDLVDAQHARRVLDRLVGYKLSPLLWRKIRRGLSAGRVQSVALRLVVDREREIAAFNSVEYWSITAKLEGSAPPPFEARLIEVKGKKAEIGNEAEAAVILEGLKGKDFTVSKVEKKSRKRSPAPPFITSTLQQEASRKLRFVAKKTMFVAQKLYEGLEIGAEGSVGLITYMRTDSVRVAKEAQQEAAEFIEKEFGKEYLPAKPPVYKSKKSAQDAHEAIRPTSVFRTPEKLKGHLSSEEFRLYTLVWNRFVASQMNPAQLEQTSVDIAADKYNFRATGTVVKFPGFMKIYIEGVDTDAEEEGLLPSLAEGDKLKTLSVTPKQHFTQPPPRYTEPTLVRDLEAKGIGRPSTYATILSTIQERKYVDKEGGRFKATELGLVVNDLLVARFAELMDYNFTAKMEDNLDKIAEGAFKWTDIVNDFYRPFDRLLGEALENTDRVKPADIPTDEVCEKCGKPMVIKWGRHGRFIACTGYPECKNTRPLEPEAGEAAAEAQVTDEKCAKCGAQMVIKAGKFGKFLACSNYPKCKSTKPISIGIKCPEDGGDIVEKRSKKGKVFFGCANYPKCTFASWYRPTQKKCPECGTGILAEKKTKKEEALVCLNKSCHYKEEIHGDSGEEPVEE from the coding sequence ATTATGAAATCATTATTAATAGTTGAGTCACCCGCAAAGGTAAAGACACTGAGTAAATTCCTCGGTAAGGACTTTACTATTTTGCCTTCTATCGGCCATGTCAAGGATCTTCCAAAGAAAGAACTTGGAGTGGATGTTGATAACGATTTTCTGCCTCAGTATGTTGTCATCGACGGCAAGCAGAAGGTCATGAAGGACCTGAAGAAGGCGGCAAAGGGCGCTAACAAAATATTCCTTGCCCCGGACCCTGACAGGGAGGGCGAGGCGATAGCTTGGCATATCGCAGAGGAGCTTAACGGTGATTCCGATAAAGTGCTCCGTGTCGTATTCAACGAGATAACAGAGCGCGCTGTTACAGACGCGATAAAGCATCCGCGCAAGCTCAATATGGATCTTGTCGACGCGCAGCATGCAAGAAGGGTGCTGGACAGGCTTGTGGGTTATAAGCTCTCTCCTCTTTTATGGCGGAAGATCCGCCGCGGGCTCAGCGCAGGCAGGGTGCAGTCTGTCGCGCTCAGGCTTGTTGTAGACAGGGAACGCGAGATAGCTGCTTTCAACTCTGTGGAGTACTGGAGCATTACCGCGAAACTTGAGGGAAGTGCGCCTCCTCCTTTTGAGGCGAGGCTTATAGAGGTTAAAGGCAAAAAAGCTGAGATAGGCAACGAAGCTGAGGCAGCGGTTATTCTTGAAGGACTTAAAGGCAAAGACTTTACAGTCAGCAAGGTTGAGAAGAAGAGCAGAAAACGTTCTCCTGCCCCCCCATTTATAACAAGCACGCTTCAGCAGGAGGCATCGAGAAAATTAAGGTTCGTCGCGAAGAAGACGATGTTTGTCGCGCAGAAGCTTTATGAAGGACTTGAGATCGGAGCCGAAGGTTCGGTAGGCCTTATAACCTACATGAGGACCGACTCTGTAAGGGTCGCAAAAGAGGCACAGCAGGAGGCAGCGGAGTTTATCGAGAAAGAGTTCGGCAAAGAGTACCTGCCTGCCAAACCGCCTGTATACAAAAGCAAGAAGTCGGCACAGGACGCGCATGAGGCGATAAGGCCCACATCGGTCTTCAGAACACCTGAAAAATTAAAAGGCCATCTTTCAAGTGAAGAGTTCCGTCTTTACACCCTTGTATGGAATCGCTTTGTGGCAAGCCAGATGAATCCCGCGCAGCTTGAGCAGACCTCAGTTGACATAGCGGCTGATAAATATAATTTCAGGGCAACCGGCACTGTCGTCAAGTTCCCGGGCTTTATGAAGATATATATTGAGGGGGTTGACACTGATGCTGAAGAGGAAGGGCTGCTCCCTTCTCTTGCAGAAGGCGATAAACTGAAGACACTCTCTGTCACTCCGAAGCAGCACTTTACCCAGCCTCCGCCAAGATATACAGAACCTACTCTCGTCAGGGATCTTGAGGCGAAAGGTATCGGAAGGCCGAGCACATACGCCACCATCCTCTCAACTATACAGGAAAGAAAGTATGTGGATAAGGAAGGCGGCAGGTTCAAAGCTACAGAACTGGGCTTGGTTGTTAATGACCTCCTTGTTGCAAGGTTTGCCGAGCTGATGGATTACAACTTCACTGCAAAGATGGAGGATAATCTCGACAAGATAGCTGAGGGCGCGTTTAAATGGACCGATATTGTAAATGATTTTTACCGGCCTTTTGACAGGCTACTTGGCGAGGCTTTGGAGAATACTGACAGGGTGAAACCGGCGGACATCCCGACTGATGAGGTCTGTGAGAAATGCGGCAAGCCCATGGTCATCAAGTGGGGCAGGCACGGGAGGTTCATCGCATGCACGGGCTATCCTGAATGCAAGAACACCAGGCCGCTTGAACCTGAGGCTGGAGAGGCTGCTGCCGAAGCGCAGGTAACTGATGAGAAATGCGCAAAATGCGGCGCGCAGATGGTTATCAAGGCCGGCAAGTTCGGGAAGTTCCTTGCATGCAGCAATTATCCAAAGTGCAAAAGCACCAAACCTATATCAATCGGCATTAAATGCCCTGAAGACGGCGGCGATATTGTGGAGAAGAGGTCTAAAAAGGGAAAGGTCTTTTTCGGCTGCGCCAATTATCCGAAATGCACTTTTGCCTCCTGGTACAGGCCCACTCAGAAAAAATGCCCTGAATGCGGAACCGGAATCCTGGCTGAGAAAAAGACAAAGAAGGAAGAAGCGTTGGTCTGCCTTAATAAGAGTTGTCATTATAAAGAAGAGATCCATGGTGACAGCGGCGAAGAGCCTGTAGAAGAGTAA
- a CDS encoding DsrE/DsrF/DrsH-like family protein: protein MSEEKKKRIAIIASKGSLDMAYPPLVLASTAAAMDVEATIFFTFYGMDIINKKKYGKLQVAPIGNPAMPSPVPIPNIIGMLPGMTAIGTMMMKNMIKGINWPTIPEFVDTCLQSGVKMMACSPTMEMTGVKKTDLVDGVIIAGAADYLDFALDANISLFI from the coding sequence ATGTCAGAAGAAAAGAAGAAGAGGATAGCGATCATCGCGTCAAAAGGGAGCCTTGATATGGCATACCCTCCGCTTGTGCTTGCGTCAACTGCGGCAGCCATGGATGTCGAGGCGACGATATTTTTCACTTTCTATGGTATGGATATCATCAACAAAAAGAAGTACGGGAAATTGCAGGTGGCTCCGATCGGCAATCCTGCAATGCCTTCGCCTGTGCCTATACCGAATATCATAGGGATGCTGCCTGGCATGACGGCCATTGGTACGATGATGATGAAGAATATGATAAAGGGAATAAACTGGCCTACAATACCTGAGTTTGTAGATACATGCCTACAGTCCGGCGTGAAGATGATGGCATGCTCCCCTACAATGGAGATGACAGGCGTGAAAAAAACAGACCTTGTGGACGGTGTAATTATCGCAGGCGCGGCTGATTATCTTGATTTTGCGCTTGATGCGAATATAAGTCTCTTTATTTAA
- the dprA gene encoding DNA-protecting protein DprA, translated as MSDLKHYLALALLPDIGMVLGRRLMSVFGSPEKIFRASHNDLKKVENIGENRAKSITDFNWGRVEHEIKKAEENNITLLCIEDDSYPASIKLFPDAPFVLYVKGEIQEEDKYSIGVVGSRKATSYGMLVAEKLSFNLAKFGLTIVSGMAMGVDSASHNGALKAFGRTIAVMGSGLDVPYPHSNKKLMDSIALSGAVVSEFPFGTPPLRENFPRRNRIISALSLGLLVVEAAVDSGSLITVRYALEQGRDVFAVPGNITSGNSRGTNALIKNGAKLVEDAEDIISELRPQIKGILSNDRILARKVLPQMSEVEKTLFGCLTNEPKQVDLIIRESRIATPKALSVLLNLELKGIAKQMEGNCYSIN; from the coding sequence ATGTCTGACCTTAAACATTATCTTGCACTTGCTCTTCTGCCTGATATCGGGATGGTACTTGGGAGGCGGCTTATGTCTGTCTTTGGAAGCCCTGAGAAGATATTTCGCGCTTCTCATAACGACCTGAAAAAAGTTGAGAACATCGGAGAGAACAGGGCAAAGAGCATAACTGATTTCAACTGGGGCAGGGTTGAGCATGAGATAAAGAAGGCAGAAGAGAATAATATCACCCTTCTTTGCATTGAAGATGATTCATACCCTGCCTCAATAAAGCTCTTTCCCGACGCTCCTTTTGTTTTATATGTAAAAGGAGAGATACAGGAAGAGGACAAATACTCTATTGGAGTAGTCGGCTCAAGGAAAGCCACAAGCTATGGCATGCTTGTGGCAGAGAAGCTGAGCTTTAATCTGGCAAAGTTCGGGCTGACGATTGTGAGCGGTATGGCGATGGGTGTGGATTCAGCATCCCATAATGGTGCGCTAAAGGCATTCGGCAGGACGATAGCGGTGATGGGTTCAGGGCTGGATGTGCCTTATCCGCATTCAAACAAAAAGTTAATGGATTCAATAGCTTTATCAGGTGCGGTTGTGAGCGAATTTCCCTTCGGTACGCCTCCTTTGAGGGAGAACTTTCCAAGGAGGAACAGGATCATCAGCGCGCTCTCACTTGGTTTGCTGGTTGTAGAGGCCGCAGTTGACAGCGGTTCGCTGATTACAGTACGATATGCCCTCGAACAGGGTAGGGATGTCTTTGCGGTGCCCGGCAACATAACATCGGGAAATTCACGGGGCACAAACGCGCTTATCAAGAACGGCGCAAAGCTTGTTGAGGATGCGGAAGATATCATCAGCGAGCTGAGGCCGCAGATAAAGGGCATCCTGAGTAACGACAGGATACTGGCCCGGAAAGTGCTTCCTCAGATGAGTGAAGTTGAAAAGACGCTCTTTGGATGCTTGACAAATGAGCCGAAACAGGTAGATTTAATAATCAGGGAGAGCAGGATCGCGACACCGAAGGCTCTCTCGGTTCTCTTGAACCTGGAACTCAAAGGCATAGCAAAGCAGATGGAAGGGAACTGCTATTCAATAAATTAG
- a CDS encoding nucleotidyltransferase domain-containing protein — protein MNNSTTFDKKFITGISRKIVENFNPEKIILFGSSAKGTQTKESDMDLLVIMDSKQRPAKRSMDISKVCRPKFISMDIMVRTPEEIKRRLQMGDYFIKEIIKKGKVLYARKAG, from the coding sequence ATGAATAACAGCACAACTTTCGATAAGAAATTTATCACCGGCATCTCAAGAAAGATTGTAGAGAACTTTAATCCTGAGAAAATAATCCTGTTTGGCTCTTCCGCCAAAGGAACACAGACAAAAGAGAGCGACATGGATTTGCTGGTAATAATGGACAGTAAACAAAGACCTGCAAAGCGCAGTATGGATATATCAAAGGTATGCAGGCCTAAATTCATCTCCATGGACATCATGGTCAGAACCCCCGAAGAAATCAAAAGACGTCTTCAAATGGGCGACTATTTCATCAAAGAAATTATTAAAAAAGGTAAAGTCCTGTATGCCAGAAAAGCTGGTTAA
- a CDS encoding RluA family pseudouridine synthase: MKKMKVTVGTESGPERLDSFISSECGLTRSSVQKLVKDGAVLVNSKPEKPGCRVRPGDIIDITIPDEPAGALIPENIPLDIVFEDEHIIVVNKPPGMVIYPAAGNSGGTLMNALVFKCGRLASAGAPLRPGVVHRLDKETSGLIIVAKTDEAYFNLIEQFKNKEVEKYYMALVYGTPKNRSGEFSAEIGRSSSDRKKMSTKTRKGKEALTLYEVVSAFKAASLVKVRIITGRTHQIRVHFSSSGHPVLGDKTYGTKTTLKFAAKTLRFDRQMLHSYSLKFRHPVTNEFLELTAPLPEDMEKAVEELKE; encoded by the coding sequence ATGAAAAAAATGAAGGTCACCGTCGGAACTGAGTCCGGGCCGGAGCGCCTTGACTCCTTTATCTCATCAGAATGCGGGCTTACCCGGTCATCCGTACAAAAGCTCGTAAAAGACGGGGCAGTGCTGGTAAATTCAAAACCCGAGAAGCCGGGATGCCGCGTCAGGCCGGGAGATATTATAGATATCACTATCCCGGATGAGCCGGCTGGCGCACTTATACCTGAAAATATTCCCCTTGACATTGTCTTTGAGGACGAGCATATCATTGTTGTGAACAAGCCCCCTGGAATGGTCATATACCCGGCTGCGGGGAACAGCGGCGGCACGCTTATGAACGCACTTGTCTTCAAATGCGGAAGACTGGCATCTGCCGGAGCGCCTTTGCGCCCCGGAGTAGTGCACCGCCTTGATAAAGAGACCTCCGGCCTGATAATCGTTGCCAAAACTGACGAGGCATATTTCAACCTTATCGAACAGTTCAAAAACAAAGAGGTTGAGAAATACTACATGGCGCTTGTATATGGAACGCCCAAAAACAGGAGCGGGGAGTTCAGCGCTGAAATAGGCAGGTCATCCTCAGACAGAAAGAAGATGTCCACAAAGACAAGAAAAGGGAAAGAGGCGCTCACACTTTATGAGGTTGTTTCCGCATTCAAGGCTGCCTCTTTAGTAAAGGTCAGGATAATTACAGGAAGGACACACCAGATCAGGGTGCACTTCTCATCCTCCGGTCATCCTGTACTTGGGGACAAAACTTATGGCACAAAAACAACATTAAAGTTCGCGGCAAAAACCCTGCGGTTCGACAGACAGATGCTTCATTCATATTCTTTAAAATTCAGGCATCCTGTGACAAATGAATTCCTTGAGCTTACAGCGCCGCTGCCGGAAGATATGGAAAAGGCTGTTGAAGAGCTGAAAGAATAA
- a CDS encoding type II toxin-antitoxin system RelE/ParE family toxin produces MTFSFHHEARDEFVKAIKYYEDCEAGLGYDFSIEVYTAIQNIVSYPKVWPVIEEDVRRCLVNRFPYGILYSIEPDKIFVLAIMHQRRHPDYWKHRH; encoded by the coding sequence ATGACCTTCTCATTTCATCATGAGGCAAGAGATGAGTTTGTCAAAGCTATTAAATATTATGAAGATTGTGAAGCCGGCCTCGGTTATGACTTTTCAATTGAGGTGTATACCGCAATACAAAACATTGTTAGTTACCCAAAAGTTTGGCCTGTTATAGAAGAAGACGTCCGTCGCTGCCTTGTTAACCGTTTCCCATACGGCATTCTCTACAGCATCGAGCCAGATAAAATTTTTGTTCTTGCTATAATGCATCAGCGCCGTCATCCGGATTATTGGAAACACAGGCACTGA
- a CDS encoding outer membrane protein transport protein, whose amino-acid sequence MKKSGFKGLFYLVAVVALSLAAGSAYATNGYFSHGYSIKNKALAGAGTALALDSMSASTNPASMAFAGNRVDLGLSFFKPNRQYTVTGDPTGFPGTFGLTPGTVESGKEWFIIPGLGYNKMMNENYSLGISIFGNGGMNTDYSTRTFYGDDPTGIDLSQLFIVPTYARKINAKHAFGISPVIAYQMFETKGLGSFAGYSHNSAKLSNTGPDSAFGIGARVGYMGELTPGFHVGASYQTKILMDNFDNYAGLFAQQGDFDIPSTWNIGVAYDILPELTAALDLQAIYYSDINSVGNSFLPNLQTDMLGDDHGAGFGWEDMYVIKAGVQWQSNKDWTWRAGYSYAEQPIPSSEMMFNIVSPGVIEQHVTAGFTKKFADNQELDISIMRALSNDVSGPNPLEAPGAQTITLEMDQWEFSLGYSKSF is encoded by the coding sequence ATGAAGAAGTCTGGTTTTAAAGGCCTGTTTTATTTGGTTGCAGTCGTTGCATTGAGCCTGGCAGCGGGCAGCGCGTATGCAACTAACGGTTATTTTTCACATGGCTACAGTATCAAGAACAAGGCTCTTGCAGGAGCAGGAACCGCTCTGGCCCTTGACTCAATGTCAGCATCCACAAACCCCGCTTCGATGGCATTTGCGGGCAATCGCGTTGATCTGGGTTTATCATTTTTCAAGCCTAACAGGCAGTATACCGTGACAGGCGATCCAACAGGTTTCCCGGGTACTTTCGGCTTAACTCCCGGCACTGTTGAGAGCGGAAAAGAATGGTTTATTATCCCGGGCCTCGGGTATAACAAGATGATGAATGAGAATTATTCATTAGGAATATCTATCTTCGGCAACGGCGGCATGAATACTGATTACAGCACAAGGACTTTCTATGGTGATGATCCGACTGGTATTGACCTTTCGCAGTTATTTATTGTTCCGACATACGCGAGAAAGATCAATGCCAAGCATGCTTTTGGTATAAGCCCTGTCATTGCTTACCAGATGTTTGAGACAAAGGGCTTGGGTTCTTTTGCCGGATACTCACACAATTCTGCAAAACTCAGCAACACCGGCCCTGACAGCGCTTTTGGTATAGGCGCGAGGGTAGGATATATGGGAGAATTAACGCCAGGTTTTCACGTCGGCGCATCATACCAGACAAAGATATTAATGGATAATTTCGACAACTATGCAGGGCTTTTTGCACAGCAAGGCGACTTTGATATCCCTTCAACCTGGAATATCGGTGTTGCCTATGACATTCTTCCTGAACTGACCGCTGCCCTTGACCTGCAGGCGATATACTACAGCGACATTAATTCAGTAGGAAATTCATTCCTTCCTAACCTGCAAACAGATATGCTCGGTGACGATCATGGCGCAGGTTTTGGATGGGAAGACATGTATGTTATTAAGGCCGGTGTCCAGTGGCAGAGCAACAAGGATTGGACCTGGCGCGCAGGTTACTCATATGCCGAGCAGCCGATACCCAGCAGTGAAATGATGTTCAATATTGTTTCTCCAGGCGTAATCGAGCAGCATGTTACAGCCGGTTTCACAAAAAAGTTTGCAGACAACCAGGAGCTTGATATCTCTATCATGCGTGCATTGTCAAATGATGTCTCCGGGCCGAATCCTCTGGAAGCTCCCGGTGCTCAAACTATCACACTTGAGATGGATCAGTGGGAGTTCTCTTTAGGATACTCTAAGTCCTTCTAA
- a CDS encoding DsrE family protein: protein MKLGILVNTDKHAGDVVGITKAALAKGHEVIIFMMDSGNYLLGNPDVTGLCEQAGVSMSFCDHSAQKLGVSKDGIPKKVSCGSQFDNANMNSAADRVIVL, encoded by the coding sequence ATGAAGTTAGGCATACTCGTTAACACAGATAAGCACGCCGGAGATGTGGTCGGAATAACAAAGGCCGCTCTTGCGAAAGGGCATGAGGTCATTATATTTATGATGGACAGCGGCAATTATCTTTTAGGGAATCCTGATGTGACAGGCCTCTGTGAGCAGGCGGGTGTCAGCATGAGTTTTTGCGACCACAGCGCGCAGAAGCTCGGTGTATCCAAAGACGGGATTCCAAAGAAGGTATCCTGCGGCAGCCAGTTTGATAACGCAAATATGAACAGCGCGGCTGACAGGGTCATAGTTCTCTAA
- a CDS encoding sulfurtransferase TusA family protein → MDADRIVDCKGLNCPMPVIKTKKAIEEMQPGQVIRVEATDKGSLNDMPAFAKRTGNEIVESREENGVYIFYIKKA, encoded by the coding sequence ATGGATGCTGACAGGATAGTTGATTGCAAAGGGCTTAACTGTCCGATGCCGGTTATCAAGACAAAGAAGGCCATTGAAGAGATGCAGCCGGGGCAGGTTATCAGAGTGGAGGCCACTGACAAGGGTTCTCTTAATGACATGCCTGCTTTTGCAAAGAGGACCGGCAACGAGATCGTTGAGTCGCGTGAAGAAAACGGCGTATATATTTTTTATATAAAGAAGGCCTGA
- a CDS encoding type II toxin-antitoxin system PemK/MazF family toxin codes for MTIRKFHVYTADLNPRFGTEPGKIRPVVVVQTNLLNDGHPSTIICPITTQVQPKSNILRVHLKSAESGLKKESDIIVDQIRAIDNKRFKEHIGELTADNKKLLLKNLRIIVLE; via the coding sequence ATGACCATCCGCAAATTTCATGTTTATACGGCAGACCTGAATCCGAGGTTCGGCACAGAGCCGGGAAAGATACGGCCTGTTGTCGTAGTTCAGACCAACCTGTTGAATGATGGCCACCCAAGCACCATCATTTGCCCCATTACAACCCAGGTCCAGCCCAAAAGCAATATTCTGCGGGTACATTTAAAGAGTGCTGAATCCGGCTTAAAAAAAGAGTCCGACATCATCGTTGACCAGATCAGGGCAATTGATAACAAAAGGTTTAAGGAACATATCGGAGAGCTTACCGCTGACAATAAAAAGCTGCTGCTGAAGAATTTAAGGATTATTGTTCTGGAGTAA
- a CDS encoding glycosyltransferase family 39 protein, translating to MTDSSPALKKNDYLVIIALLNFFILLTLYQFRTLDDNRLVSWNWIFEGADVPMFFFLIVAGIMAAFFLSRITFAERGLGLFLFVSSFLICILFFREPEVIVDASRYFTQAKNLEVYGLRYFMDEWGRGINAWTDLPVVPMLYGLVFKFFGESRLYVQIFTSLLFSSTILLTYKIGKALWDKETGFIAGALLMGIPYIYTQAPLMLVDIPAMFFLSLSVFAFIRALERGGAWLVLASISFFLSFYSKYSIWLMLSIHGIIFFAFLIQRQGNRNPIAQRGAAVAVTAAILTGAVFLYKYNFFSGQIRLLQEYQGPGLRRWGESYLSTFFFQIHPFISLAASYSLIAALRNKDLKYLIVLWLAVIVFTLQINRIRYTLPAFPMLALMASYGLREIREQEVRRFLVSCAVLSSLILSIFFYLPFLDKMSAVNLKDAGLFLDSSGIGDAEVVTIPSEDNVINSAVSVPLLDIFTHKKLVFKYVREEISADRIKESSLRFTWAYSNPGYYYNESEDVKVAPMLVVISSQSGQTMPDYILSRTEGRSLIRTFDRSTGIFSYNTEVKVYQ from the coding sequence ATGACAGACTCTTCTCCTGCGCTTAAAAAAAACGATTATCTTGTTATTATAGCCCTGCTGAATTTCTTTATTCTTCTGACCTTATATCAATTCCGCACCCTTGATGACAACAGGCTTGTAAGCTGGAACTGGATATTTGAGGGCGCTGATGTTCCCATGTTCTTCTTTTTGATAGTTGCCGGCATAATGGCGGCTTTCTTTCTTTCAAGAATAACCTTTGCGGAACGAGGCCTCGGGCTATTTCTATTTGTATCATCGTTTCTGATATGCATTTTATTCTTCAGAGAACCCGAGGTGATCGTGGATGCCTCAAGGTACTTTACCCAGGCAAAGAACCTTGAGGTCTACGGGCTAAGGTATTTTATGGATGAGTGGGGAAGGGGCATTAACGCATGGACTGACCTGCCGGTTGTGCCCATGCTTTACGGGCTGGTCTTTAAATTTTTCGGAGAATCAAGGCTCTATGTACAGATATTTACGTCGCTGCTCTTTTCCTCGACCATTCTGCTTACCTATAAGATCGGGAAGGCGCTCTGGGATAAAGAGACCGGATTTATTGCCGGAGCATTGCTTATGGGTATTCCTTATATATATACACAGGCGCCGCTCATGCTGGTTGATATTCCGGCGATGTTCTTTCTGTCTTTATCGGTATTTGCTTTTATCAGGGCGTTAGAGAGAGGGGGAGCCTGGCTCGTTCTTGCATCTATTTCATTCTTCCTCTCCTTCTACTCAAAATATTCGATATGGCTTATGCTTTCCATTCACGGCATTATATTCTTTGCTTTTCTGATACAGCGCCAGGGGAATAGAAATCCGATAGCACAAAGGGGTGCCGCAGTTGCAGTCACTGCTGCCATTTTAACAGGGGCTGTATTTCTGTATAAATATAATTTCTTCTCAGGGCAGATCAGGCTGTTGCAGGAGTACCAGGGGCCCGGACTGAGGCGATGGGGAGAGAGCTATCTCTCAACATTTTTTTTTCAGATACATCCTTTTATCTCTCTTGCCGCATCATATTCTCTGATCGCTGCTTTAAGAAATAAAGATTTAAAGTATTTGATAGTTTTATGGCTTGCAGTAATCGTTTTTACACTCCAGATAAACAGGATACGCTATACGCTGCCGGCCTTTCCAATGCTTGCGCTTATGGCGTCTTACGGACTGCGGGAGATAAGAGAGCAGGAGGTCAGGCGCTTTCTTGTTTCATGTGCGGTTTTATCTTCACTTATTCTGTCGATATTTTTTTATCTTCCTTTTCTGGATAAGATGAGTGCAGTGAATCTGAAAGATGCAGGCCTGTTTCTGGATTCCTCCGGCATTGGAGATGCGGAGGTTGTAACAATTCCATCTGAGGACAATGTCATAAACTCAGCCGTATCGGTTCCTCTGCTTGATATCTTCACGCATAAGAAGCTGGTTTTTAAATATGTGCGGGAGGAGATATCTGCTGACAGAATCAAGGAGTCATCCCTAAGATTTACATGGGCATACTCTAACCCGGGGTATTACTATAATGAATCTGAAGATGTTAAAGTTGCTCCGATGCTGGTTGTTATCTCAAGTCAATCAGGCCAGACAATGCCGGATTATATTCTATCCAGGACCGAAGGCCGCTCACTGATCAGGACATTTGACAGATCAACGGGGATATTCAGCTATAATACTGAAGTGAAGGTTTATCAATAA
- a CDS encoding sulfurtransferase: MQRSNRKLAAYFVSLFLLLSLFSGFQNAYANGAVAPLVETQWLADNLKKQDIRILHIGEVENNFNAKHIPGSVFLNVGDLMGLIGNGSMPPDKAKFEGTMSRLGIDNDAHVVIVGAATGTPFPVTAFWLMKAQGHNKVSLLNGGVTKWVNENRQMTGEPASIKASKYTAKPDLSVFADAKYVLANMKNPKVAILDVRGSDEYSGANAIGMNKRTGHIPGAVNLDSLPTNNNNDGTFKSAKDLQAAYAAKGVTKDKEVITYCQGGVRAANTYFALKHILGYPNVKNYVGSWGEWGDRVDPAKYPAEK; the protein is encoded by the coding sequence ATGCAAAGATCCAACAGGAAGTTAGCCGCATATTTTGTTTCATTATTTCTGCTCTTATCACTCTTTTCAGGCTTTCAAAATGCGTATGCAAACGGCGCTGTCGCCCCGCTTGTTGAAACCCAGTGGCTGGCCGATAATCTGAAGAAACAGGATATTCGCATCTTGCACATAGGCGAGGTGGAGAATAACTTTAACGCCAAACATATCCCGGGTTCTGTATTTCTGAATGTCGGCGACCTGATGGGATTAATCGGAAACGGCAGTATGCCTCCTGACAAGGCAAAATTTGAGGGCACCATGAGCAGGCTCGGCATTGACAATGACGCACATGTTGTAATAGTCGGCGCAGCCACAGGCACTCCTTTTCCTGTGACCGCATTCTGGCTCATGAAAGCTCAGGGCCATAATAAGGTCAGTCTGCTTAATGGCGGCGTAACAAAATGGGTTAATGAAAATCGTCAGATGACAGGAGAGCCCGCAAGTATAAAAGCTTCCAAATATACGGCCAAACCTGACTTGTCTGTATTCGCGGACGCAAAATATGTATTGGCCAATATGAAGAATCCAAAGGTGGCTATATTGGATGTTCGCGGTTCAGATGAGTATTCAGGGGCAAATGCAATTGGGATGAATAAAAGAACCGGCCATATTCCCGGTGCTGTCAACCTTGATTCCCTGCCTACCAATAATAATAATGACGGGACATTTAAATCAGCAAAGGACCTTCAGGCGGCTTATGCGGCTAAAGGCGTTACAAAAGACAAAGAGGTTATCACATACTGTCAGGGCGGTGTTCGTGCTGCAAATACTTATTTTGCGCTCAAGCACATTCTTGGTTACCCGAATGTAAAGAACTATGTCGGCTCATGGGGAGAATGGGGCGATAGGGTTGATCCTGCAAAATACCCGGCAGAGAAATAA